A stretch of Cucumis sativus cultivar 9930 chromosome 2, Cucumber_9930_V3, whole genome shotgun sequence DNA encodes these proteins:
- the LOC101223194 gene encoding RNA polymerase II-associated protein 3 isoform X2 produces MADSSAKHGRDQLLDWEVSFKGKDKKLKPQAIGKEKEDRRQTEKASAADYMKQYDAVNRLSRNFQTEGSFVDAASEKEQGNEYFKQKKFKEAIDCYSRSIALSPTAVAFANRAMAYLKIRRFQEAEDDCTEALNLDDRYIKAYSRRATARKELGKAKEALEDAEFAQRLEPNNQEIKKQHADLRAFVGKAILEKASGASRSSTKNKKTLKKSDSDAKIQDIPPVSSSTSRTGLLAARERVEENGGGNAVKTSARLEESEDTSSGAEITSKKVATNGFHKDSSSYLSALERDHLPRKQELKASVYELASQAASRSMVEAAKNIIAPTTAYQFEVSWRGFSGDQALQARLLKTISPAKLPQIFKDALTAPILIDIVKCVATFFIEEPALAISFLENLVNVPRFSILMMCLSSSEKFDLLKIWDEVFCDEAVPIEYAEMLDSLRSKYFLKQ; encoded by the exons aTGGCCGATTCCTCCGCCAAGCACGGGCGCGATCAGCTTCTG GATTGGGAAGTCTCATTTAAGGGAAAGGACAAGAAACTGAAGCCACAGGccattggaaaagaaaaagag GATAGAAGGCAGACAGAAAAAGCTTCAGCAGCTGATTACATGAAGCAATACGATGCAGTTAACCGTCTATCAAGAAATTTTCAGACTGAAGGGAGTTTTGTTGATGCTGCTTCAGAGAAAGAACAG GGTAATGAGTATTTTAAGCAAAAGAAGTTTAAAGAAGCCATTGACTGCTATTCAAGAAGTATTGCTTTGTCCCCAACAGCTGTAGCCTTTGCAAATAGGGCTATGGCCTACCTAAAAATCAGAAG ATTTCAGGAGGCTGAGGATGACTGTACAGAGGCCTTAAATTTGGATGATCGATACATCAAAGCATACTCACGCCGAGCAACAGCTAGAAAGGAACTTGGGAAGGCTAAAGAGGCCTTGGAGG ATGCTGAATTTGCCCAGAGATTGGAGCCTAACAACCAGGAGATCAAGAAGCAGCATGCTGATCTCAGAGCTTTTGTTGGGAAG GCAATTCTTGAGAAGGCATCTGGTGCTTCAAGAAGCTCCACCAAAAATAAGAAGACACTTAAAAAATCTGACTCTGATGCAAAAATTCAGGACATCCCTCCTGTCTCTAGCAGCACATCAAGGACTGGATTATTGGCAGCTCGAGAACGTGTTGAG GAAAATGGTGGGGGAAATGCTGTCAAGACATCAGCACGTTTAGAAGAAAGTGAGGACACAAGTTCAGGAGCTGAAATCACTTCCAAAAAAGTAGCAACAAATGGTTTTCACAAAGACTCAAGTTCATATTTGTCGGCATTGGAG AGAGATCATCTTCCGAGAAAGCAGGAACTGAAGGCATCAGTGTATGAACTTGCTTCTCAAGCAGCTTCCAGAAGCATGGTTGAAGCTGCAAAAAACATTATAGCGCCAACTACTGCCTATcaatttgaagtttcttgGAGAGGATTCTCTGGTGATCAAGCATTGCAGGCTCGTCTTTTAAAG aCCATCTCTCCAGCCAAGTTGCCTCAAATATTCAAAGATGCATTAACTGCCCCAATTTTAATAGACATTGTCAAGTGTGTGGCTACATTTTTCAT TGAAGAACCAGCTTTGGCTATcagttttttagaaaatttagttAATGTCCCAAGGTTCAGCATACTCATGATGTGTCTTTCATCCTCTGAAAAGTTTG ATCTCCTCAAGATTTGGGATGAAGTATTTTGTGATGAGGCTGTTCCAATTGAGTATGCAGAAATGCTCGACAGCTTGCGTTCAAAGTACTTTCTTAAACAATGA
- the LOC101223194 gene encoding RNA polymerase II-associated protein 3 isoform X1 → MADSSAKHGRDQLLDFQGFLNDLQDWEVSFKGKDKKLKPQAIGKEKEDRRQTEKASAADYMKQYDAVNRLSRNFQTEGSFVDAASEKEQGNEYFKQKKFKEAIDCYSRSIALSPTAVAFANRAMAYLKIRRFQEAEDDCTEALNLDDRYIKAYSRRATARKELGKAKEALEDAEFAQRLEPNNQEIKKQHADLRAFVGKAILEKASGASRSSTKNKKTLKKSDSDAKIQDIPPVSSSTSRTGLLAARERVEENGGGNAVKTSARLEESEDTSSGAEITSKKVATNGFHKDSSSYLSALERDHLPRKQELKASVYELASQAASRSMVEAAKNIIAPTTAYQFEVSWRGFSGDQALQARLLKTISPAKLPQIFKDALTAPILIDIVKCVATFFIEEPALAISFLENLVNVPRFSILMMCLSSSEKFDLLKIWDEVFCDEAVPIEYAEMLDSLRSKYFLKQ, encoded by the exons aTGGCCGATTCCTCCGCCAAGCACGGGCGCGATCAGCTTCTG GATTTCCAGGGATTTTTGAATGACTTGCAGGATTGGGAAGTCTCATTTAAGGGAAAGGACAAGAAACTGAAGCCACAGGccattggaaaagaaaaagag GATAGAAGGCAGACAGAAAAAGCTTCAGCAGCTGATTACATGAAGCAATACGATGCAGTTAACCGTCTATCAAGAAATTTTCAGACTGAAGGGAGTTTTGTTGATGCTGCTTCAGAGAAAGAACAG GGTAATGAGTATTTTAAGCAAAAGAAGTTTAAAGAAGCCATTGACTGCTATTCAAGAAGTATTGCTTTGTCCCCAACAGCTGTAGCCTTTGCAAATAGGGCTATGGCCTACCTAAAAATCAGAAG ATTTCAGGAGGCTGAGGATGACTGTACAGAGGCCTTAAATTTGGATGATCGATACATCAAAGCATACTCACGCCGAGCAACAGCTAGAAAGGAACTTGGGAAGGCTAAAGAGGCCTTGGAGG ATGCTGAATTTGCCCAGAGATTGGAGCCTAACAACCAGGAGATCAAGAAGCAGCATGCTGATCTCAGAGCTTTTGTTGGGAAG GCAATTCTTGAGAAGGCATCTGGTGCTTCAAGAAGCTCCACCAAAAATAAGAAGACACTTAAAAAATCTGACTCTGATGCAAAAATTCAGGACATCCCTCCTGTCTCTAGCAGCACATCAAGGACTGGATTATTGGCAGCTCGAGAACGTGTTGAG GAAAATGGTGGGGGAAATGCTGTCAAGACATCAGCACGTTTAGAAGAAAGTGAGGACACAAGTTCAGGAGCTGAAATCACTTCCAAAAAAGTAGCAACAAATGGTTTTCACAAAGACTCAAGTTCATATTTGTCGGCATTGGAG AGAGATCATCTTCCGAGAAAGCAGGAACTGAAGGCATCAGTGTATGAACTTGCTTCTCAAGCAGCTTCCAGAAGCATGGTTGAAGCTGCAAAAAACATTATAGCGCCAACTACTGCCTATcaatttgaagtttcttgGAGAGGATTCTCTGGTGATCAAGCATTGCAGGCTCGTCTTTTAAAG aCCATCTCTCCAGCCAAGTTGCCTCAAATATTCAAAGATGCATTAACTGCCCCAATTTTAATAGACATTGTCAAGTGTGTGGCTACATTTTTCAT TGAAGAACCAGCTTTGGCTATcagttttttagaaaatttagttAATGTCCCAAGGTTCAGCATACTCATGATGTGTCTTTCATCCTCTGAAAAGTTTG ATCTCCTCAAGATTTGGGATGAAGTATTTTGTGATGAGGCTGTTCCAATTGAGTATGCAGAAATGCTCGACAGCTTGCGTTCAAAGTACTTTCTTAAACAATGA
- the LOC101223194 gene encoding RNA polymerase II-associated protein 3 isoform X4: protein MKQYDAVNRLSRNFQTEGSFVDAASEKEQGNEYFKQKKFKEAIDCYSRSIALSPTAVAFANRAMAYLKIRRFQEAEDDCTEALNLDDRYIKAYSRRATARKELGKAKEALEDAEFAQRLEPNNQEIKKQHADLRAFVGKAILEKASGASRSSTKNKKTLKKSDSDAKIQDIPPVSSSTSRTGLLAARERVEENGGGNAVKTSARLEESEDTSSGAEITSKKVATNGFHKDSSSYLSALERDHLPRKQELKASVYELASQAASRSMVEAAKNIIAPTTAYQFEVSWRGFSGDQALQARLLKTISPAKLPQIFKDALTAPILIDIVKCVATFFIEEPALAISFLENLVNVPRFSILMMCLSSSEKFDLLKIWDEVFCDEAVPIEYAEMLDSLRSKYFLKQ, encoded by the exons ATGAAGCAATACGATGCAGTTAACCGTCTATCAAGAAATTTTCAGACTGAAGGGAGTTTTGTTGATGCTGCTTCAGAGAAAGAACAG GGTAATGAGTATTTTAAGCAAAAGAAGTTTAAAGAAGCCATTGACTGCTATTCAAGAAGTATTGCTTTGTCCCCAACAGCTGTAGCCTTTGCAAATAGGGCTATGGCCTACCTAAAAATCAGAAG ATTTCAGGAGGCTGAGGATGACTGTACAGAGGCCTTAAATTTGGATGATCGATACATCAAAGCATACTCACGCCGAGCAACAGCTAGAAAGGAACTTGGGAAGGCTAAAGAGGCCTTGGAGG ATGCTGAATTTGCCCAGAGATTGGAGCCTAACAACCAGGAGATCAAGAAGCAGCATGCTGATCTCAGAGCTTTTGTTGGGAAG GCAATTCTTGAGAAGGCATCTGGTGCTTCAAGAAGCTCCACCAAAAATAAGAAGACACTTAAAAAATCTGACTCTGATGCAAAAATTCAGGACATCCCTCCTGTCTCTAGCAGCACATCAAGGACTGGATTATTGGCAGCTCGAGAACGTGTTGAG GAAAATGGTGGGGGAAATGCTGTCAAGACATCAGCACGTTTAGAAGAAAGTGAGGACACAAGTTCAGGAGCTGAAATCACTTCCAAAAAAGTAGCAACAAATGGTTTTCACAAAGACTCAAGTTCATATTTGTCGGCATTGGAG AGAGATCATCTTCCGAGAAAGCAGGAACTGAAGGCATCAGTGTATGAACTTGCTTCTCAAGCAGCTTCCAGAAGCATGGTTGAAGCTGCAAAAAACATTATAGCGCCAACTACTGCCTATcaatttgaagtttcttgGAGAGGATTCTCTGGTGATCAAGCATTGCAGGCTCGTCTTTTAAAG aCCATCTCTCCAGCCAAGTTGCCTCAAATATTCAAAGATGCATTAACTGCCCCAATTTTAATAGACATTGTCAAGTGTGTGGCTACATTTTTCAT TGAAGAACCAGCTTTGGCTATcagttttttagaaaatttagttAATGTCCCAAGGTTCAGCATACTCATGATGTGTCTTTCATCCTCTGAAAAGTTTG ATCTCCTCAAGATTTGGGATGAAGTATTTTGTGATGAGGCTGTTCCAATTGAGTATGCAGAAATGCTCGACAGCTTGCGTTCAAAGTACTTTCTTAAACAATGA
- the LOC101223194 gene encoding RNA polymerase II-associated protein 3 isoform X3, which produces MDFQGFLNDLQDWEVSFKGKDKKLKPQAIGKEKEDRRQTEKASAADYMKQYDAVNRLSRNFQTEGSFVDAASEKEQGNEYFKQKKFKEAIDCYSRSIALSPTAVAFANRAMAYLKIRRFQEAEDDCTEALNLDDRYIKAYSRRATARKELGKAKEALEDAEFAQRLEPNNQEIKKQHADLRAFVGKAILEKASGASRSSTKNKKTLKKSDSDAKIQDIPPVSSSTSRTGLLAARERVEENGGGNAVKTSARLEESEDTSSGAEITSKKVATNGFHKDSSSYLSALERDHLPRKQELKASVYELASQAASRSMVEAAKNIIAPTTAYQFEVSWRGFSGDQALQARLLKTISPAKLPQIFKDALTAPILIDIVKCVATFFIEEPALAISFLENLVNVPRFSILMMCLSSSEKFDLLKIWDEVFCDEAVPIEYAEMLDSLRSKYFLKQ; this is translated from the exons ATG GATTTCCAGGGATTTTTGAATGACTTGCAGGATTGGGAAGTCTCATTTAAGGGAAAGGACAAGAAACTGAAGCCACAGGccattggaaaagaaaaagag GATAGAAGGCAGACAGAAAAAGCTTCAGCAGCTGATTACATGAAGCAATACGATGCAGTTAACCGTCTATCAAGAAATTTTCAGACTGAAGGGAGTTTTGTTGATGCTGCTTCAGAGAAAGAACAG GGTAATGAGTATTTTAAGCAAAAGAAGTTTAAAGAAGCCATTGACTGCTATTCAAGAAGTATTGCTTTGTCCCCAACAGCTGTAGCCTTTGCAAATAGGGCTATGGCCTACCTAAAAATCAGAAG ATTTCAGGAGGCTGAGGATGACTGTACAGAGGCCTTAAATTTGGATGATCGATACATCAAAGCATACTCACGCCGAGCAACAGCTAGAAAGGAACTTGGGAAGGCTAAAGAGGCCTTGGAGG ATGCTGAATTTGCCCAGAGATTGGAGCCTAACAACCAGGAGATCAAGAAGCAGCATGCTGATCTCAGAGCTTTTGTTGGGAAG GCAATTCTTGAGAAGGCATCTGGTGCTTCAAGAAGCTCCACCAAAAATAAGAAGACACTTAAAAAATCTGACTCTGATGCAAAAATTCAGGACATCCCTCCTGTCTCTAGCAGCACATCAAGGACTGGATTATTGGCAGCTCGAGAACGTGTTGAG GAAAATGGTGGGGGAAATGCTGTCAAGACATCAGCACGTTTAGAAGAAAGTGAGGACACAAGTTCAGGAGCTGAAATCACTTCCAAAAAAGTAGCAACAAATGGTTTTCACAAAGACTCAAGTTCATATTTGTCGGCATTGGAG AGAGATCATCTTCCGAGAAAGCAGGAACTGAAGGCATCAGTGTATGAACTTGCTTCTCAAGCAGCTTCCAGAAGCATGGTTGAAGCTGCAAAAAACATTATAGCGCCAACTACTGCCTATcaatttgaagtttcttgGAGAGGATTCTCTGGTGATCAAGCATTGCAGGCTCGTCTTTTAAAG aCCATCTCTCCAGCCAAGTTGCCTCAAATATTCAAAGATGCATTAACTGCCCCAATTTTAATAGACATTGTCAAGTGTGTGGCTACATTTTTCAT TGAAGAACCAGCTTTGGCTATcagttttttagaaaatttagttAATGTCCCAAGGTTCAGCATACTCATGATGTGTCTTTCATCCTCTGAAAAGTTTG ATCTCCTCAAGATTTGGGATGAAGTATTTTGTGATGAGGCTGTTCCAATTGAGTATGCAGAAATGCTCGACAGCTTGCGTTCAAAGTACTTTCTTAAACAATGA
- the LOC101218863 gene encoding uncharacterized protein LOC101218863 isoform X3: protein MVWTNMVTTGQGPGPRDSHGALIVGNQMIVFGGTNGSKKVNDLHILDLGTKEWVQPECKGNPPSPRESHTATLVGDDKLVIFGGSGEGESNYLNDLHILDLKSMVWMNIEVRGDIPVPRDSHSATAVGHKLFVYGGDCGDRYQGGVDMLDVHSLTWSKLSVQGSSPGVRAGHAAVNIATKVYILGGVGDRQYYNDAWVLDLCTCSWTQLDTCGQQPQGRFSHTAVVADSDIAIYGGCGEDERPLNDLLVLQLGAEHPNGRYNVSMCKIFGKHWNNQTRSSLREDQSSVQKTKLMGNNIELVRKEDHGPKLETKHSSQFMSETLHPKRRRTMNPKVWEVESEQEEHSLSLSQHSSPSQSDQEQTPVRKVSDSVTSSQGLRLLKRVNHSSTSEPYSISRTQPEFRNVVQTAPQQDLSYFGHQNLLKTEQQQLLHVVRPVKEHKSLETGLIQNMIGSEVRGRVDGAFDSGFLMTATVNGKVYRGVLFTPGPGVFSRASIVTESPPLPTNTVPNSNHIERSKSLQQRPSVVVPESGQSFRQAQLSPPPVPIIKPTPSSLPVKLRDDLQGVFLTLGGPGNGSA from the exons ATGGTTTGGACCAACATGGTAACTACCGGTCAGGGTCCAGGCCCAAGAGACAGCCACGGCGCCTTAATTGTTGGTAACCAGATGATAGTTTTTGGTGGTACAAATGGCTCTAAGAAGGTAAATGATCTCCACATTTTGGATCTTGGTACTAAGGAATGGGTACAACCTGAATGCAAAGGGAATCCACCATCACCTCGAGAAAGTCACACGGCCACACTTGTTGGAGATGACAAACTAGTTATTTTCGGGGGAAGTGGAGAGGGTGAATCCAATTACTTGAATGATCTACACATTCTAGACCTCAAGTCTATGGTGTGGATGAATATTGAGGTGAGGGGTGATATTCCAGTCCCAAGGGATAGTCACTCTGCTACAGCAGTTGGTCACAAGCTGTTTGTTTACGGTGGGGACTGTGGAGACCGTTATCAAGGGGGTGTTGATATGCTCGACGTGCATTCATTAACTTGGTCTAAA TTATCAGTTCAAGGATCTTCACCTGGTGTTCGGGCAGGTCATGCTGCGGTTAATATTGCAACAAAG GTGTACATACTTGGTGGGGTTGGAGATAGACAATACTACAATGATGCTTGGGTGCTTGATTTATGTACTTGCTCGTGGACTCAACTCGATACGTGCGGTCAGCAACCTCAAGGGAGATTTTCTCACACAGCTGTGGTTGCAGACTCAGACATTGCCATATATGGAGG GTGTGGAGAGGATGAACGACCTCTCAATGATTTGTTGGTCTTGCAACTCGGAGCAGAGCATCCAAATGGCCGGTACAATGTTTCAATGTGCAAAATTTTTGGAAAACACTGGAATAATCAAACAAGGAGTTCTTTACGAGAAGATCAGAGCAGCGTG caGAAGACTAAGCTTATGGGGAACAACATAGAGCTAGTTAGAAAGGAAGATCATGGACCAAAATTGGAGACAAAACATTCTTCTCAGTTCATGTCAG AGACATTACATCCAAAACGGAGGAGAACCATGAATCCAAAGGTGTGGGAGGTTGAATCCGAGCAAGAGGAGCATTCTTTGTCGTTGTCCCAGCATTCATCTCCATCACAATCCGATCAAGAACAGACCCCAGTTCGAAAAGTCTCTGATTCAGTAACAAGCTCCCAAGGATTACGACTTCTCAAGCGTGTGAATCATAGCTCAACAAGCGAACCTTACAGCATTTCTAGAACCCAACCTGAGTTCCGAAATGTTGTCCAAACCGCTCCACAGCAAGATCTTTCATATTTCGGACACCAGAATCTGCTAAAGACCGAACAGCAGCAGCTTCTCCATGTTGTTCGTCCAGTGAAAGAACACAAGTCCTTGGAGACTGGCCTCATTCAAAACATG ATTGGATCTGAGGTTCGAGGAAGAGTTGACGGTGCCTTCGACTCTGGCTTCCTAATGACTGCTACTGTCAATGGGAAAGTATATAGAGGCGTCCTGTTCACACCC GGACCTGGGGTGTTCTCAAGGGCCAGCATTGTGACTGAAAGTCCACCTCTTCCTACAAACACAGTCCCAAACTCAAACCACATAGAACGATCAAAGAGTTTGCAGCAACGACCGTCGGTTGTGGTACCGGAGTCAGGTCAGAGCTTCAGGCAAGCTCAACTCAGTCCTCCTCCTGTTCCAATCATAAAACCAACTCCATCTTCATTGCCAGTTAAGCTTAGAGATGATCTTCAGGGTGTGTTTTTAACATTAGGAGGACCTGGAAATGGCTCTGCTTAA
- the LOC101218863 gene encoding uncharacterized protein LOC101218863 isoform X1, with protein MWLYPKVMGFTPSERWGHSACYYQGNVYVFGGCCGGLHFSDVLVLNLDTMVWTNMVTTGQGPGPRDSHGALIVGNQMIVFGGTNGSKKVNDLHILDLGTKEWVQPECKGNPPSPRESHTATLVGDDKLVIFGGSGEGESNYLNDLHILDLKSMVWMNIEVRGDIPVPRDSHSATAVGHKLFVYGGDCGDRYQGGVDMLDVHSLTWSKLSVQGSSPGVRAGHAAVNIATKVYILGGVGDRQYYNDAWVLDLCTCSWTQLDTCGQQPQGRFSHTAVVADSDIAIYGGCGEDERPLNDLLVLQLGAEHPNGRYNVSMCKIFGKHWNNQTRSSLREDQSSVQKTKLMGNNIELVRKEDHGPKLETKHSSQFMSETLHPKRRRTMNPKVWEVESEQEEHSLSLSQHSSPSQSDQEQTPVRKVSDSVTSSQGLRLLKRVNHSSTSEPYSISRTQPEFRNVVQTAPQQDLSYFGHQNLLKTEQQQLLHVVRPVKEHKSLETGLIQNMIGSEVRGRVDGAFDSGFLMTATVNGKVYRGVLFTPGPGVFSRASIVTESPPLPTNTVPNSNHIERSKSLQQRPSVVVPESGQSFRQAQLSPPPVPIIKPTPSSLPVKLRDDLQGVFLTLGGPGNGSA; from the exons ATGTGGCTCTATCCTAAGGTCATGGGCTTCACACCTTCTGAGCGATGGGGGCATTCTGCTTGCTATTACCAGGGAAATGTCTATGTTTTTGGG GGATGCTGTGGTGGATTGCATTTCAGTGATGTTCTTGTACTAAATCTTGATACCATGGTTTGGACCAACATGGTAACTACCGGTCAGGGTCCAGGCCCAAGAGACAGCCACGGCGCCTTAATTGTTGGTAACCAGATGATAGTTTTTGGTGGTACAAATGGCTCTAAGAAGGTAAATGATCTCCACATTTTGGATCTTGGTACTAAGGAATGGGTACAACCTGAATGCAAAGGGAATCCACCATCACCTCGAGAAAGTCACACGGCCACACTTGTTGGAGATGACAAACTAGTTATTTTCGGGGGAAGTGGAGAGGGTGAATCCAATTACTTGAATGATCTACACATTCTAGACCTCAAGTCTATGGTGTGGATGAATATTGAGGTGAGGGGTGATATTCCAGTCCCAAGGGATAGTCACTCTGCTACAGCAGTTGGTCACAAGCTGTTTGTTTACGGTGGGGACTGTGGAGACCGTTATCAAGGGGGTGTTGATATGCTCGACGTGCATTCATTAACTTGGTCTAAA TTATCAGTTCAAGGATCTTCACCTGGTGTTCGGGCAGGTCATGCTGCGGTTAATATTGCAACAAAG GTGTACATACTTGGTGGGGTTGGAGATAGACAATACTACAATGATGCTTGGGTGCTTGATTTATGTACTTGCTCGTGGACTCAACTCGATACGTGCGGTCAGCAACCTCAAGGGAGATTTTCTCACACAGCTGTGGTTGCAGACTCAGACATTGCCATATATGGAGG GTGTGGAGAGGATGAACGACCTCTCAATGATTTGTTGGTCTTGCAACTCGGAGCAGAGCATCCAAATGGCCGGTACAATGTTTCAATGTGCAAAATTTTTGGAAAACACTGGAATAATCAAACAAGGAGTTCTTTACGAGAAGATCAGAGCAGCGTG caGAAGACTAAGCTTATGGGGAACAACATAGAGCTAGTTAGAAAGGAAGATCATGGACCAAAATTGGAGACAAAACATTCTTCTCAGTTCATGTCAG AGACATTACATCCAAAACGGAGGAGAACCATGAATCCAAAGGTGTGGGAGGTTGAATCCGAGCAAGAGGAGCATTCTTTGTCGTTGTCCCAGCATTCATCTCCATCACAATCCGATCAAGAACAGACCCCAGTTCGAAAAGTCTCTGATTCAGTAACAAGCTCCCAAGGATTACGACTTCTCAAGCGTGTGAATCATAGCTCAACAAGCGAACCTTACAGCATTTCTAGAACCCAACCTGAGTTCCGAAATGTTGTCCAAACCGCTCCACAGCAAGATCTTTCATATTTCGGACACCAGAATCTGCTAAAGACCGAACAGCAGCAGCTTCTCCATGTTGTTCGTCCAGTGAAAGAACACAAGTCCTTGGAGACTGGCCTCATTCAAAACATG ATTGGATCTGAGGTTCGAGGAAGAGTTGACGGTGCCTTCGACTCTGGCTTCCTAATGACTGCTACTGTCAATGGGAAAGTATATAGAGGCGTCCTGTTCACACCC GGACCTGGGGTGTTCTCAAGGGCCAGCATTGTGACTGAAAGTCCACCTCTTCCTACAAACACAGTCCCAAACTCAAACCACATAGAACGATCAAAGAGTTTGCAGCAACGACCGTCGGTTGTGGTACCGGAGTCAGGTCAGAGCTTCAGGCAAGCTCAACTCAGTCCTCCTCCTGTTCCAATCATAAAACCAACTCCATCTTCATTGCCAGTTAAGCTTAGAGATGATCTTCAGGGTGTGTTTTTAACATTAGGAGGACCTGGAAATGGCTCTGCTTAA
- the LOC101218863 gene encoding uncharacterized protein LOC101218863 isoform X2: MWLYPKVMGFTPSERWGHSACYYQGNVYVFGGCCGGLHFSDVLVLNLDTMVWTNMVTTGQGPGPRDSHGALIVGNQMIVFGGTNGSKKVNDLHILDLGTKEWVQPECKGNPPSPRESHTATLVGDDKLVIFGGSGEGESNYLNDLHILDLKSMVWMNIEVRGDIPVPRDSHSATAVGHKLFVYGGDCGDRYQGGVDMLDVHSLTWSKLSVQGSSPGVRAGHAAVNIATKVYILGGVGDRQYYNDAWVLDLCTCSWTQLDTCGQQPQGRFSHTAVVADSDIAIYGGCGEDERPLNDLLVLQLGAEHPNGRYNVSMCKIFGKHWNNQTRSSLREDQSSVKTKLMGNNIELVRKEDHGPKLETKHSSQFMSETLHPKRRRTMNPKVWEVESEQEEHSLSLSQHSSPSQSDQEQTPVRKVSDSVTSSQGLRLLKRVNHSSTSEPYSISRTQPEFRNVVQTAPQQDLSYFGHQNLLKTEQQQLLHVVRPVKEHKSLETGLIQNMIGSEVRGRVDGAFDSGFLMTATVNGKVYRGVLFTPGPGVFSRASIVTESPPLPTNTVPNSNHIERSKSLQQRPSVVVPESGQSFRQAQLSPPPVPIIKPTPSSLPVKLRDDLQGVFLTLGGPGNGSA, encoded by the exons ATGTGGCTCTATCCTAAGGTCATGGGCTTCACACCTTCTGAGCGATGGGGGCATTCTGCTTGCTATTACCAGGGAAATGTCTATGTTTTTGGG GGATGCTGTGGTGGATTGCATTTCAGTGATGTTCTTGTACTAAATCTTGATACCATGGTTTGGACCAACATGGTAACTACCGGTCAGGGTCCAGGCCCAAGAGACAGCCACGGCGCCTTAATTGTTGGTAACCAGATGATAGTTTTTGGTGGTACAAATGGCTCTAAGAAGGTAAATGATCTCCACATTTTGGATCTTGGTACTAAGGAATGGGTACAACCTGAATGCAAAGGGAATCCACCATCACCTCGAGAAAGTCACACGGCCACACTTGTTGGAGATGACAAACTAGTTATTTTCGGGGGAAGTGGAGAGGGTGAATCCAATTACTTGAATGATCTACACATTCTAGACCTCAAGTCTATGGTGTGGATGAATATTGAGGTGAGGGGTGATATTCCAGTCCCAAGGGATAGTCACTCTGCTACAGCAGTTGGTCACAAGCTGTTTGTTTACGGTGGGGACTGTGGAGACCGTTATCAAGGGGGTGTTGATATGCTCGACGTGCATTCATTAACTTGGTCTAAA TTATCAGTTCAAGGATCTTCACCTGGTGTTCGGGCAGGTCATGCTGCGGTTAATATTGCAACAAAG GTGTACATACTTGGTGGGGTTGGAGATAGACAATACTACAATGATGCTTGGGTGCTTGATTTATGTACTTGCTCGTGGACTCAACTCGATACGTGCGGTCAGCAACCTCAAGGGAGATTTTCTCACACAGCTGTGGTTGCAGACTCAGACATTGCCATATATGGAGG GTGTGGAGAGGATGAACGACCTCTCAATGATTTGTTGGTCTTGCAACTCGGAGCAGAGCATCCAAATGGCCGGTACAATGTTTCAATGTGCAAAATTTTTGGAAAACACTGGAATAATCAAACAAGGAGTTCTTTACGAGAAGATCAGAGCAGCGTG AAGACTAAGCTTATGGGGAACAACATAGAGCTAGTTAGAAAGGAAGATCATGGACCAAAATTGGAGACAAAACATTCTTCTCAGTTCATGTCAG AGACATTACATCCAAAACGGAGGAGAACCATGAATCCAAAGGTGTGGGAGGTTGAATCCGAGCAAGAGGAGCATTCTTTGTCGTTGTCCCAGCATTCATCTCCATCACAATCCGATCAAGAACAGACCCCAGTTCGAAAAGTCTCTGATTCAGTAACAAGCTCCCAAGGATTACGACTTCTCAAGCGTGTGAATCATAGCTCAACAAGCGAACCTTACAGCATTTCTAGAACCCAACCTGAGTTCCGAAATGTTGTCCAAACCGCTCCACAGCAAGATCTTTCATATTTCGGACACCAGAATCTGCTAAAGACCGAACAGCAGCAGCTTCTCCATGTTGTTCGTCCAGTGAAAGAACACAAGTCCTTGGAGACTGGCCTCATTCAAAACATG ATTGGATCTGAGGTTCGAGGAAGAGTTGACGGTGCCTTCGACTCTGGCTTCCTAATGACTGCTACTGTCAATGGGAAAGTATATAGAGGCGTCCTGTTCACACCC GGACCTGGGGTGTTCTCAAGGGCCAGCATTGTGACTGAAAGTCCACCTCTTCCTACAAACACAGTCCCAAACTCAAACCACATAGAACGATCAAAGAGTTTGCAGCAACGACCGTCGGTTGTGGTACCGGAGTCAGGTCAGAGCTTCAGGCAAGCTCAACTCAGTCCTCCTCCTGTTCCAATCATAAAACCAACTCCATCTTCATTGCCAGTTAAGCTTAGAGATGATCTTCAGGGTGTGTTTTTAACATTAGGAGGACCTGGAAATGGCTCTGCTTAA